One Peterkaempfera bronchialis DNA window includes the following coding sequences:
- a CDS encoding glycosyltransferase family 4 protein: MRTATAAVAEGFARVEVLNGEDWPSAGGEFRHDLVRTAYERLAGPVGAARVPVVPETTPEGWRLTRVPVPVRPPALYAEWARAHESALRAVLPGGRIDADVVHGHTGVYGGWVACRLARPGARVVVTEHASFLPSVLRQAPSRELYREVVERADAFLCVSPWLRERLAQSFPEHEGKFRVVPNAVDVASIPVRPEPVRELRRWLFVGNLVPAKGVPLLLTAFAAAVADNPRLELTLVGPGNAEAVRRRAAELGVGHQVVVRGPVEPGEVFGIMHDHDLLVHPSTFETFGMTVVEAVATGLPVLVTRCGGPEQTLAGLEGVAGRLVDLADDPGPLLDGYRRLAAAVDRLDPARARAAIERRYGLAAIGARLSNCYTGVAGGSDRRDGGGAGGSARSGGGAGGPARRGGGGGSGTGTGAVVFGGPVAGSAAVDGLPALPYHPEQPPAAEDGAVLLLALGGTRLRAVVEDARFLAERGVPVVVAAARREVAEAAAEDPRIWVLRLPSGDGPLGAWRLWRLARGGLPALLRHGPRPRIAELVVCDAPATAFAWHLARSAPALPLRWCVERAGYAGRTRPPGPPEAGHGSRSDVPEPVR, translated from the coding sequence GTGAGGACCGCGACCGCCGCGGTGGCGGAAGGTTTCGCCCGGGTGGAGGTCCTCAACGGCGAGGACTGGCCGTCGGCCGGCGGGGAGTTCCGCCACGACCTGGTACGCACCGCCTATGAGCGGCTGGCCGGACCGGTCGGCGCGGCCCGGGTGCCGGTGGTGCCCGAGACCACCCCCGAGGGGTGGCGGCTCACCAGGGTCCCGGTTCCGGTGCGGCCCCCCGCGCTGTACGCGGAGTGGGCGCGGGCGCATGAGAGCGCGCTGCGCGCGGTGCTGCCCGGCGGCCGGATCGACGCCGATGTGGTGCACGGCCACACCGGTGTCTACGGTGGCTGGGTCGCCTGCCGGCTGGCCCGGCCGGGGGCGCGGGTGGTGGTCACCGAGCATGCCTCCTTCCTGCCCAGCGTGCTGCGGCAGGCGCCGTCCCGCGAGCTGTACCGCGAGGTGGTGGAGCGGGCGGACGCCTTCCTCTGCGTCAGCCCCTGGCTGCGGGAGCGCCTGGCCCAGTCCTTCCCGGAGCACGAGGGGAAGTTCCGGGTGGTGCCCAATGCGGTGGATGTGGCGTCGATCCCGGTGCGGCCCGAGCCGGTACGGGAGCTGCGCCGCTGGCTCTTCGTCGGCAACCTGGTGCCGGCCAAGGGCGTACCGCTGCTGCTCACCGCGTTCGCGGCGGCCGTGGCGGACAACCCCAGGCTGGAGCTGACCCTGGTCGGGCCGGGCAACGCGGAGGCCGTCCGGCGGCGGGCCGCCGAGCTGGGCGTGGGGCATCAGGTGGTGGTGCGCGGGCCGGTGGAGCCCGGCGAGGTCTTCGGCATCATGCATGACCACGACCTGCTGGTGCATCCGAGCACCTTTGAGACCTTTGGGATGACCGTGGTCGAGGCGGTGGCCACCGGCCTTCCGGTGCTGGTCACCCGGTGCGGTGGGCCGGAGCAGACGCTCGCCGGGCTGGAGGGTGTCGCCGGGCGGCTGGTGGACCTCGCCGACGACCCCGGGCCGCTGCTGGACGGCTACCGGCGGCTGGCCGCCGCCGTGGACCGGCTGGACCCGGCGCGGGCCCGGGCCGCCATCGAGCGGCGCTATGGGCTGGCCGCGATCGGCGCCCGGCTGAGTAACTGTTATACGGGCGTGGCCGGTGGCTCGGACCGGCGCGATGGCGGCGGGGCTGGTGGGTCGGCTCGGAGCGGCGGCGGGGCTGGTGGTCCGGCTCGGCGCGGCGGCGGCGGCGGGTCCGGGACCGGGACCGGCGCCGTGGTGTTCGGCGGGCCGGTCGCCGGGTCGGCGGCCGTGGACGGCCTGCCCGCCCTCCCGTACCACCCGGAGCAGCCACCCGCCGCCGAGGACGGGGCGGTGCTGCTGCTGGCGCTGGGCGGCACCCGGCTGCGGGCCGTGGTGGAGGACGCCCGCTTCCTTGCCGAGCGCGGGGTGCCGGTGGTGGTGGCCGCCGCCCGCCGGGAGGTGGCGGAGGCGGCGGCGGAGGACCCCCGGATCTGGGTGCTGCGGCTCCCCTCCGGTGACGGCCCGCTGGGCGCGTGGCGGCTCTGGCGCCTCGCCCGGGGCGGGCTGCCCGCACTGCTCCGCCACGGGCCCCGGCCGAGGATCGCCGAGCTGGTGGTGTGCGACGCCCCCGCCACGGCCTTCGCCTGGCACCTCGCCAGGTCGGCCCCGGCGCTGCCGCTGCGCTGGTGCGTGGAGCGCGCCGGGTACGCCGGGCGCACCCGACCGCCAGGCCCGCCCGAAGCCGGGCACGGCAGCCGCTCGGATGTACCGGAGCCGGTCCGATGA
- a CDS encoding ABC transporter permease — protein MSETAIGPQAVPERHLEHHLFRAQRAGLPQLPVYFGQLWQRRQFVHEMARSTLRAQNYTSFFGQLWLVINPLLLGCVYYVLVDILGGGTHQPDYFAKLLAGLFAFYFFSGCLGQCAGSVIGSSRLIMNSSFPRLLLPITQIVIAFMRFLPSMVVFLVVHQVEGLPWAWAMLWALPAFGCLVLFGAGLGFLAATVQVYFRDFANFLPYMIRIWLFLSPVLWVLEDQIAKGGRKALLMSLNPLSPMLGTWGDALVRGRFVHPEWLLQGGCWAVGAFLVGALVFMWREREFAVRL, from the coding sequence ATGAGCGAGACCGCGATCGGGCCGCAGGCCGTACCCGAACGGCACCTGGAGCACCACCTCTTCCGTGCCCAGCGGGCCGGGCTGCCGCAGCTGCCGGTCTACTTCGGCCAGCTGTGGCAGCGTCGGCAGTTCGTCCATGAGATGGCCCGCAGCACCCTGCGGGCGCAGAACTACACCAGCTTCTTCGGCCAGCTCTGGCTGGTGATCAACCCGCTGCTGCTGGGCTGCGTCTACTACGTGCTGGTGGACATCCTGGGCGGCGGCACCCACCAGCCCGACTACTTCGCCAAGCTGCTCGCCGGGCTCTTCGCCTTCTACTTCTTCTCCGGCTGCCTGGGCCAGTGCGCCGGGTCGGTGATCGGCAGCAGCCGCCTGATCATGAACAGCTCGTTCCCCCGGCTGCTGCTGCCGATCACCCAGATCGTCATCGCCTTCATGCGGTTCCTGCCGTCGATGGTGGTCTTCCTGGTGGTGCACCAGGTGGAGGGGCTGCCCTGGGCCTGGGCGATGCTCTGGGCGCTGCCGGCCTTCGGCTGCCTGGTGCTGTTCGGCGCGGGGCTGGGCTTTCTGGCCGCGACCGTGCAGGTGTACTTCCGGGACTTCGCCAACTTCCTGCCGTACATGATCAGGATCTGGCTCTTTCTGTCGCCGGTGCTCTGGGTGCTGGAGGACCAGATCGCCAAGGGCGGCCGCAAGGCGCTGCTGATGTCGCTCAACCCGCTGTCGCCGATGCTCGGCACCTGGGGCGATGCGCTGGTACGCGGTCGCTTTGTCCATCCCGAGTGGCTGCTCCAGGGCGGCTGCTGGGCGGTGGGCGCCTTCCTGGTGGGCGCCCTGGTCTTCATGTGGAGGGAGCGTGAGTTCGCTGTCCGCCTCTGA
- a CDS encoding ABC transporter ATP-binding protein, translating to MSSLSASETVTAGRGPAAPGPPGRGRPWAVQVRDVHITYRVPRDPRANTLRYRLTRPARRRSELVREIKALRGISMDVAHGTVLGVVGANGAGKSTLMRAVAGILPPSGGEIEVHGRISTLLALGVGFNGNLSGRENVVLGGLAAGLNRRQIAERYEQIAAWADLGDFIDMPMKTYSSGMYGRLAFAVSTHMEPDVLLIDEALSAGDAKFKRKSYDKIRELVDQARTIFLVSHAVGTIRDLCDDCVWLHRGRLMMRGDPQQVTAAYIRFQEVGEDAVVLEDV from the coding sequence GTGAGTTCGCTGTCCGCCTCTGAGACGGTCACCGCCGGCCGAGGGCCGGCCGCACCGGGGCCGCCCGGCCGGGGCAGGCCCTGGGCGGTGCAGGTCCGCGACGTCCACATCACCTACCGGGTGCCGCGCGACCCGCGCGCCAACACGCTGCGCTACCGGCTGACCCGGCCCGCCCGGCGGCGCAGCGAGCTGGTGCGCGAGATCAAGGCGCTGCGCGGCATCTCCATGGATGTGGCGCACGGCACCGTCCTGGGCGTGGTGGGTGCCAACGGCGCCGGCAAGTCCACCCTGATGCGGGCCGTCGCCGGGATCCTGCCGCCGAGCGGCGGCGAGATCGAGGTGCACGGCCGGATCAGCACCCTGCTCGCCCTCGGCGTCGGCTTCAACGGCAACCTCAGCGGTCGGGAGAACGTGGTGCTCGGCGGCCTGGCAGCAGGTCTGAACCGCCGTCAGATCGCCGAGCGCTATGAGCAGATCGCCGCCTGGGCCGACCTGGGCGACTTCATCGACATGCCGATGAAGACCTACTCCTCCGGCATGTACGGGCGGCTCGCCTTCGCGGTCTCCACCCATATGGAGCCCGATGTGCTGCTCATCGACGAGGCGCTGTCGGCCGGGGACGCCAAGTTCAAGCGCAAGTCGTACGACAAGATCCGCGAACTGGTGGACCAGGCCCGCACCATCTTCCTGGTCAGCCATGCCGTGGGCACCATCCGCGACCTGTGCGACGACTGCGTCTGGCTGCATCGCGGCCGACTGATGATGCGCGGCGACCCGCAGCAGGTCACCGCCGCCTACATCCGCTTCCAGGAGGTCGGCGAGGACGCCGTCGTCCTGGAGGACGTCTGA
- a CDS encoding glycosyltransferase family protein, with translation MSHPAADRTPGDRPAALPAPVDVSLLTSGHHVADARLHRHCAALRRAGLSVEVLARGRAADAPPGVDFRPIESGGLARRGLHALLLPTRARGRVLLTLDPDLVPAARLHRALCRPLPGARRLLVVDVHEDYQALLRDRVWAHGAVGAAARVWARAATLLSRRADLTVVADEHVPPRSAANRLVVRNLPDFRLLPAPQPPGPVPRALYVGDIRGSRGLWTMLAAAEAAPDWQLDLVGPVALADRDRLRDWQRTSPAAHRVRLHGRMPPRAAWRLAQGAWAGLALLEPTRAFVDSVPSKVYEYLACGLPVLGSPLPRAEELVRSRGAGTVADGPEQAARILTGWAGPQRDAYDRCRAGAVRWSDEHRQQESPYDGLAVAVAELLAAARLHPLPHPAEAA, from the coding sequence ATGAGCCACCCCGCAGCGGACCGCACCCCCGGCGACCGGCCGGCCGCGCTGCCCGCCCCGGTCGACGTCTCGCTGCTCACCAGCGGCCACCATGTCGCCGACGCCCGGCTGCACCGGCACTGCGCCGCGCTGCGCCGGGCCGGCCTCTCGGTGGAGGTGCTGGCGCGCGGCCGGGCGGCGGACGCACCACCCGGCGTGGACTTCCGGCCGATCGAGTCCGGTGGCCTGGCCCGGCGCGGACTGCACGCCCTGCTGCTGCCCACCCGGGCGCGCGGCCGGGTGCTGCTCACCCTCGACCCCGACCTGGTGCCCGCCGCCCGGCTGCACCGCGCCCTCTGCCGGCCACTGCCCGGTGCCCGCCGGCTGCTGGTCGTCGACGTGCACGAGGACTACCAGGCGCTGCTGCGCGACCGGGTCTGGGCGCATGGCGCCGTCGGCGCTGCCGCCCGGGTCTGGGCCCGCGCGGCGACGCTGCTCAGCCGCCGCGCCGACCTGACGGTGGTGGCCGACGAGCATGTGCCGCCCCGCTCCGCCGCCAACCGCCTGGTCGTCCGCAACCTGCCCGACTTCCGGCTGCTGCCCGCCCCGCAGCCGCCCGGCCCGGTGCCCCGCGCCCTCTATGTGGGCGACATCCGGGGCAGCCGGGGGCTGTGGACGATGCTCGCCGCCGCCGAGGCGGCGCCCGACTGGCAGCTGGACCTGGTGGGCCCGGTCGCCCTCGCCGACCGCGACCGGCTGCGGGACTGGCAGCGCACCAGCCCGGCCGCGCACCGGGTCCGGCTGCACGGCCGGATGCCGCCCCGGGCGGCCTGGCGGCTGGCCCAGGGCGCCTGGGCGGGCCTGGCCCTGCTGGAGCCCACCCGGGCCTTTGTGGACTCCGTCCCGTCCAAGGTCTACGAGTACCTGGCCTGCGGGCTGCCGGTGCTCGGCAGCCCGCTGCCGCGCGCGGAGGAACTGGTCCGCTCCCGGGGCGCGGGCACCGTGGCGGACGGCCCGGAGCAGGCCGCCCGCATCCTGACCGGCTGGGCGGGCCCGCAGCGGGACGCATACGACCGGTGCCGGGCCGGTGCCGTCCGCTGGTCCGACGAGCACCGGCAGCAGGAGAGCCCCTACGACGGCCTGGCCGTGGCGGTGGCCGAGCTGCTCGCCGCCGCCCGGCTCCATCCACTGCCCCATCCGGCGGAGGCGGCATGA
- a CDS encoding Gfo/Idh/MocA family protein, with the protein MTATAPTGATGRRTLRAGLIGLGAMGRNHARVLRELDGVQLVATVDPAGDRSGAARGVQVLHTVAELIALGIDYAVVACPTAHHEEVGLELAANGVCALIEKPLAHSVAAAERLVDAFEARGLVAGVGHIERFNPALQSLRARLETGELGEVFQVVTRRQGPFPHRIADVGVVKDLATHDIDLTAWVTGQEYASLAARTVSKSGRPHEDMVAVVGELSDGTVVSHLVNWLSPLKERFAAVTGSHGCFVADTLTADLTFYANGAVTTEWEALRAFRGVAEGDMVRYAIPKREPLLVEHERFRDAVEGKPGDIVTLRQGLRTVEVSAAVLESAQQRTTVAVPARIPDEPQPA; encoded by the coding sequence ATGACCGCCACCGCCCCGACCGGGGCCACCGGGCGCCGTACGCTGCGGGCCGGACTGATCGGCCTGGGCGCGATGGGCCGCAACCACGCGCGGGTGCTGCGCGAACTCGACGGTGTGCAGCTGGTCGCCACCGTGGACCCGGCCGGTGACCGGAGCGGCGCCGCACGCGGGGTGCAGGTGCTGCACACCGTGGCCGAGCTGATCGCGCTCGGCATCGACTACGCCGTGGTGGCCTGCCCCACCGCGCACCACGAGGAGGTCGGCCTGGAGCTGGCCGCCAACGGGGTCTGCGCGCTGATCGAGAAGCCGCTGGCCCACTCGGTGGCCGCCGCCGAGCGGCTGGTGGACGCCTTCGAGGCGCGCGGCCTGGTGGCCGGGGTCGGCCACATCGAGCGGTTCAACCCCGCGCTGCAATCCCTGCGGGCCCGCCTGGAGACCGGCGAGCTGGGCGAGGTCTTCCAGGTGGTGACCCGCCGCCAGGGACCCTTCCCGCACCGGATCGCCGACGTCGGCGTGGTCAAGGACCTGGCCACCCATGACATCGACCTCACCGCCTGGGTGACCGGCCAGGAGTACGCCTCGCTCGCCGCCCGCACGGTGAGCAAGAGCGGCCGCCCGCACGAGGACATGGTGGCCGTGGTCGGCGAACTCTCCGACGGCACCGTGGTCAGCCACCTGGTCAACTGGCTGAGTCCGCTCAAGGAGCGCTTCGCCGCGGTCACCGGCTCGCACGGCTGCTTTGTCGCCGACACCCTCACCGCCGACCTCACCTTCTACGCCAATGGCGCGGTGACCACCGAGTGGGAGGCGCTGCGCGCCTTCCGGGGCGTCGCCGAGGGCGACATGGTCCGCTATGCCATCCCCAAGCGGGAGCCGCTGCTGGTGGAGCATGAGCGCTTCCGGGACGCGGTCGAGGGCAAGCCGGGCGACATCGTGACCCTGCGCCAGGGGCTGCGCACCGTGGAGGTCTCGGCGGCGGTGCTGGAGTCGGCGCAGCAGCGGACCACGGTGGCCGTACCGGCGCGGATCCCGGACGAGCCGCAGCCGGCGTAG
- the wecB gene encoding non-hydrolyzing UDP-N-acetylglucosamine 2-epimerase, protein MKVLSVVGARPQLVKLAPVAGALSQAGHRHVIVHTGQHYDADLSDVFFTGLGIPAPEVHLGIGSGSHGVQTGGVLAALDPVLAAERPDWVLVYGDTNSTLAGAVAAVKQQLPVAHLEAGLRSFNRRMPEEHNRVLTDHAADLLLAPTAEAMRHLAAEGLAERSVLVGDVMVDVCLRVRDAVQAERRVPTLPEGIAPDRPYLVATVHRAENTDDPKRLAALADALAALPLPVALLAHPRLLARAREHGVELARGAVRVGRPLPYAELVAAVLGAAGVVTDSGGLQKEAYLLGRPCTTLRPETEWPETLAGGWNALVPDPQLLTAAAWTATAARPAPRQPTAAPYGDGRAAGRVAQVLAEHLRRRELSGTS, encoded by the coding sequence GTGAAGGTCCTCAGCGTCGTCGGGGCCCGGCCCCAGCTGGTGAAGCTCGCCCCCGTCGCCGGGGCACTGTCGCAGGCGGGCCACCGCCATGTGATCGTCCACACCGGGCAGCACTATGACGCCGACCTCTCGGACGTCTTCTTCACCGGCCTGGGCATCCCCGCGCCCGAGGTCCACCTGGGCATCGGCTCGGGCAGCCACGGCGTGCAGACCGGCGGCGTACTGGCCGCACTGGACCCGGTGCTGGCGGCGGAGCGCCCCGACTGGGTGCTGGTGTACGGGGACACCAACTCGACGCTGGCCGGGGCGGTGGCGGCGGTCAAGCAGCAGCTGCCGGTCGCCCACCTGGAGGCGGGCCTGCGGTCCTTCAACCGGCGGATGCCGGAGGAGCACAACCGGGTGCTCACCGACCACGCCGCCGACCTGCTGCTCGCCCCCACCGCCGAGGCCATGCGCCACCTGGCCGCCGAGGGGCTGGCGGAACGCTCGGTCCTGGTCGGCGATGTGATGGTGGACGTCTGCCTGCGGGTGCGCGACGCCGTACAGGCCGAGCGGCGGGTGCCCACGCTGCCCGAGGGCATCGCCCCCGACCGGCCGTACCTGGTGGCCACCGTGCACCGGGCGGAGAACACCGACGACCCCAAGCGGCTCGCCGCCCTCGCCGACGCGCTGGCGGCGCTGCCACTGCCGGTGGCCCTGCTGGCCCACCCCCGGCTGCTGGCCCGCGCCCGGGAGCACGGCGTGGAACTGGCACGCGGCGCCGTACGGGTGGGCCGGCCGCTGCCGTACGCGGAGCTGGTCGCGGCCGTGCTGGGCGCCGCCGGGGTGGTCACCGACTCCGGCGGCCTCCAGAAGGAGGCGTACCTGCTCGGTCGGCCCTGCACCACGCTGCGCCCCGAGACCGAGTGGCCGGAGACCCTGGCCGGCGGCTGGAACGCCCTGGTACCCGACCCCCAGCTGCTCACCGCCGCCGCCTGGACGGCCACCGCCGCCCGGCCCGCCCCCCGGCAGCCGACCGCCGCCCCCTACGGCGACGGCCGGGCGGCCGGACGGGTGGCGCAGGTACTCGCCGAGCACCTGCGGCGCCGGGAGCTGTCCGGCACCTCCTGA
- a CDS encoding nucleotide sugar dehydrogenase — translation MRICVVALGKIGLPLAVQCAARGHRVVGADVDERVVRLVGEGAVPFPGEAELEVRLKEAVAAGRLRATTDTTAAVADAEAVVLVVPLFVDAAGEPDFGWMDEATRAVAAGLRPGTLVSYETTLPVGTTRGRWAPMLEQGSGLVAGRDFALVFSPERVFTGRVFADLRRYPKLVGGIDAASGLRGTEFYRAVLDFDDRDDLARPNGVWDLGSAEAAELAKLAETTYRDVNIGLANQFARYADTVGVDITRVIEACNTQPYSHIHQPGIAVGGHCIPVYPRMYLWNDPSATVVRAAREANERMPEYAVELLEAGFGPLTGARVLVLGAAYRGGVKETAFSGVFPVVEALRGRGAQPYVSDPLYSAAELSALGLPPHRGQPVDAAVVQADHADYRVLSAADLPGVRVLVDGRRVTDPARWQGVRRLVIGG, via the coding sequence GTGCGGATCTGTGTGGTGGCGCTGGGGAAGATCGGTCTGCCGCTGGCGGTGCAGTGCGCCGCGCGGGGGCACCGGGTGGTGGGCGCGGATGTGGACGAGCGGGTGGTGCGGCTGGTCGGCGAGGGGGCGGTGCCGTTCCCGGGGGAGGCCGAGCTGGAGGTGCGGCTGAAGGAGGCGGTGGCCGCAGGGCGGCTGCGGGCGACCACCGACACCACGGCGGCGGTGGCGGACGCCGAGGCCGTGGTGCTGGTGGTGCCGCTCTTTGTGGACGCGGCGGGCGAGCCGGACTTCGGCTGGATGGACGAGGCGACCCGGGCGGTGGCGGCCGGGCTGCGGCCGGGGACGCTGGTGAGCTATGAGACCACGCTGCCGGTGGGCACCACCCGGGGGCGCTGGGCGCCGATGCTGGAGCAGGGGTCGGGGCTGGTGGCGGGGCGCGACTTCGCGCTGGTCTTCAGCCCCGAGCGGGTCTTCACCGGCCGGGTCTTCGCCGATCTGCGCCGCTACCCCAAGCTGGTCGGCGGCATCGACGCCGCCTCGGGGCTGCGCGGCACGGAGTTCTACCGGGCGGTGCTGGACTTCGACGACCGCGACGACCTGGCGCGGCCCAACGGGGTGTGGGACCTGGGCTCGGCCGAGGCGGCCGAGCTGGCCAAGCTCGCCGAGACCACCTACCGGGACGTCAACATCGGCCTGGCCAACCAGTTCGCCCGCTATGCCGACACCGTCGGGGTGGACATCACCCGGGTGATCGAGGCGTGCAACACCCAGCCGTACAGCCATATCCACCAGCCGGGGATCGCGGTCGGCGGGCACTGCATCCCGGTCTACCCCCGGATGTACCTCTGGAACGACCCCTCGGCGACCGTGGTCCGGGCCGCCCGCGAGGCCAATGAGCGGATGCCGGAGTACGCGGTGGAGCTGCTGGAGGCCGGGTTCGGGCCGCTGACCGGGGCGCGGGTGCTGGTGCTGGGCGCGGCCTACCGGGGCGGGGTGAAGGAGACGGCGTTCTCCGGGGTCTTCCCGGTGGTGGAGGCGCTGCGCGGGCGCGGGGCGCAGCCGTATGTCTCCGATCCGCTGTACAGCGCGGCCGAGCTGTCGGCGCTCGGCCTGCCGCCGCACCGGGGGCAGCCGGTGGACGCCGCCGTGGTGCAGGCCGACCACGCCGACTACCGGGTGCTGTCGGCCGCCGACCTGCCGGGGGTGCGGGTGCTGGTGGACGGCCGCCGGGTGACCGACCCGGCCCGCTGGCAGGGCGTGCGGCGGCTGGTGATCGGCGGCTGA
- a CDS encoding phosphatase PAP2 family protein, with the protein MQNLTLSWQSAGGTSAVLFAASYAVRRTAWRPEWRPEWRPAVVSVLREAGTLLALFALWQLAGHLSVMSTDHALDRAEWIHRTERQLGLPDEASWQRAVLPHPWLVRAANYYYAVMHFGAMIGLLLWVFLRHRRRYAWVRTTVVLVTAACLLVQFIPVAPPRMLPENGFVDVAVQYGQSVYGGAVGGLVADELSAMPSVHVAWCVLVAVAAVRISGSRWRWLAVLHAAVTVAVVVVTANHFWADGIVAVALLLLAYAAQWGGSALLRARRRPVAGSEDAGGPVAAREPVGSQG; encoded by the coding sequence GTGCAGAACCTGACGCTGTCGTGGCAGAGCGCGGGCGGCACGTCCGCCGTGCTGTTCGCGGCCTCGTACGCGGTGCGGCGCACGGCATGGCGTCCGGAGTGGCGTCCGGAGTGGCGCCCGGCGGTGGTGTCGGTGCTGCGTGAGGCCGGGACGCTGCTGGCGCTCTTCGCGCTCTGGCAGCTGGCCGGGCACCTCTCGGTGATGTCCACCGACCATGCGCTGGACCGGGCGGAGTGGATCCACCGCACCGAGCGGCAGCTGGGCCTGCCGGACGAGGCGTCCTGGCAGCGCGCCGTACTGCCGCACCCCTGGCTGGTGAGGGCGGCCAACTACTACTACGCGGTGATGCACTTCGGGGCGATGATCGGGCTGCTGCTCTGGGTCTTCCTGCGGCACCGGCGGCGGTACGCCTGGGTGCGGACCACGGTGGTGCTGGTCACCGCCGCCTGCCTGCTGGTGCAGTTCATACCGGTGGCGCCGCCGCGGATGCTGCCGGAGAACGGCTTTGTGGACGTCGCCGTCCAGTACGGCCAGTCGGTCTACGGCGGGGCGGTCGGCGGGCTGGTCGCCGACGAGCTCTCCGCCATGCCCTCGGTGCATGTGGCCTGGTGCGTGCTGGTGGCGGTGGCGGCGGTGCGGATCTCCGGCAGCCGCTGGCGCTGGCTGGCGGTGCTGCACGCGGCGGTCACGGTGGCGGTGGTCGTGGTGACCGCCAACCACTTCTGGGCCGACGGGATCGTGGCGGTGGCGCTGCTGCTGCTCGCGTACGCGGCCCAGTGGGGCGGGTCGGCGCTGCTGCGTGCCCGGCGGCGGCCGGTGGCCGGGTCGGAGGACGCCGGGGGGCCGGTGGCGGCGCGGGAGCCGGTGGGCAGCCAGGGCTGA
- a CDS encoding TetR/AcrR family transcriptional regulator, producing the protein MLEEAMAAIAENGLAGLTMSGLAERLGTSGGHILYYFGSKDQLLLAALRWSEDRLTEERRALLARRVRPPRKLDLFLALYLPKETRDPRWMLWVELWARTAANAELRSAQEEIDRGWQDDLAALLADCGMAGGEAETRAAADELLALLDGLSTRVVLGLGGATQADALTAARRAAARLLP; encoded by the coding sequence ATGCTGGAGGAGGCGATGGCCGCCATCGCCGAGAACGGCCTGGCCGGGCTCACCATGTCCGGCCTCGCGGAACGCCTCGGCACCAGCGGCGGGCACATCCTGTACTACTTCGGCAGCAAGGATCAGCTGCTGCTGGCCGCGCTGCGCTGGAGCGAGGACCGGCTCACCGAGGAGCGCCGCGCCCTGCTCGCCCGCCGGGTCCGGCCACCGCGCAAACTCGACCTCTTCCTCGCCCTCTACCTGCCCAAGGAGACCCGCGACCCCCGCTGGATGCTCTGGGTCGAACTGTGGGCGCGCACTGCGGCCAACGCCGAGCTGCGCTCCGCGCAGGAGGAGATCGACCGGGGCTGGCAGGACGACCTGGCGGCGCTGCTCGCCGACTGCGGCATGGCGGGCGGCGAAGCGGAGACCCGGGCAGCCGCCGACGAGTTGCTCGCCCTGCTCGACGGACTGAGCACCCGGGTCGTCCTCGGCCTTGGCGGCGCCACCCAGGCGGACGCCCTCACCGCCGCCCGCCGCGCCGCCGCCCGGCTGCTGCCCTGA